The following are encoded together in the Desulfofundulus luciae genome:
- the recJ gene encoding single-stranded-DNA-specific exonuclease RecJ — protein MVKEKVWRVKEENPVLQQILSRKLGISPLLARLLVNRGVLTVEDARLFLKGNLNQAGDPYLLPDMHRAVEIILAAIKNRKNILVYGDYDADGVTATALMVKVLERLGARVDYYIPHRLTQGYGLHEGALHWARQAGVDLLVTVDCGISAKKEVEAAKRAGGPEIIITDHHQVPEEIPPALAVINPQRRDSFYPFKELAGVGVALKLAQALLQAAGEGETAWHDYLDLACVGTVADIVPLTGENRLLVKHGLPKLAATANPGLQALMQVSGVKAEKIGTREVGFALAPRLNAAGRMGDSRMAVELLLCRDPVRAGELAAQLDRENRERQQVESRVLAEALGMLDALGRTRDLVVVLASPGWHPGVIGIVASKLVEILYRPVLLVSLDGGQGKGSGRSIPGFHLYQALSSCREHLLAFGGHEGAAGFTIAADRVDALREAINNYAAGVMSPDLLRPGLDIDALVSLEDIPCEVVAELDNLSPYGHGNPEPLLACCGVAVINCREVGRDGRHLKLLVRENGTVRDSIGFDLVGYLENLAPGETVDLAFVPSLDQWNGNVRVQLEIRDLRRAGEWEEVSTRQEPGISPDRGMDDFLVALHTEAEKSPVRSPYFFLPEFIQRKLAEHEQKVSGSLAAVSLAAVLKIPCSLDHRATAPRVACSAEGVTDILQQTAELPFRIVDLRGQSARPSWLAGLADARQRLLVVVGSAHRTVELALYLRRACSGPGRQVAFCHPWLNRQQQEALRQLFARGEINVLLTTPALAPALAGAGTDHLVVYNLPYHREEWDLLLAAALAGEAGSLWLPFGAEDMQEARFYLAALAPDRDPLARLYALLHRLTRGNGVRLIAREAGPVKTDGDSFSRQMAGLLRRGGCPWVQDFTVGLGLKVFFELGLVEWSPPGSGWPVSLRPACGQKLSLDASPTYRRLHQLKKEALAWQKHALEAPVREIVTGSLTERRR, from the coding sequence ATGGTAAAAGAAAAGGTCTGGCGTGTTAAAGAAGAGAATCCGGTTTTGCAGCAAATCCTTTCCCGGAAATTGGGAATCTCGCCGCTGCTTGCCCGTCTACTGGTCAACCGGGGAGTGTTGACGGTTGAAGATGCCCGGCTTTTTCTTAAGGGCAATTTAAATCAGGCGGGAGATCCATACCTGCTGCCGGACATGCACCGGGCGGTAGAAATAATTCTCGCGGCCATAAAGAACCGGAAGAATATCCTGGTTTACGGAGATTATGATGCCGACGGTGTTACCGCCACCGCCCTTATGGTGAAGGTTTTGGAACGGCTGGGTGCCCGGGTGGATTACTACATACCCCACCGCCTGACCCAGGGCTACGGCTTGCATGAAGGGGCGTTGCATTGGGCGCGGCAGGCCGGGGTGGATCTCCTCGTCACCGTGGACTGCGGTATCAGCGCAAAAAAGGAGGTGGAAGCAGCAAAGAGGGCCGGCGGGCCGGAGATCATCATCACCGATCACCACCAGGTGCCGGAGGAAATCCCTCCCGCACTGGCGGTAATTAACCCGCAAAGGAGGGACTCCTTCTATCCCTTCAAGGAACTGGCCGGGGTAGGGGTGGCCCTGAAACTGGCCCAGGCGCTTTTGCAGGCCGCCGGCGAGGGAGAAACTGCCTGGCATGATTACCTTGACCTGGCCTGCGTGGGGACGGTAGCCGACATTGTTCCCCTTACGGGGGAAAACCGCCTGCTGGTAAAGCACGGTTTACCCAAACTGGCGGCTACCGCCAATCCCGGACTGCAGGCCCTGATGCAGGTAAGCGGCGTGAAGGCGGAAAAAATAGGCACCAGGGAGGTGGGCTTCGCCCTGGCTCCCCGGTTGAATGCTGCCGGCCGCATGGGTGACTCCCGGATGGCCGTGGAACTCCTGCTTTGCCGGGACCCGGTACGGGCCGGGGAACTGGCGGCACAACTGGACCGGGAGAACCGGGAGCGCCAGCAGGTGGAGTCCCGGGTTCTGGCGGAGGCCCTGGGTATGCTGGATGCCCTGGGGCGCACCCGGGATCTGGTGGTGGTACTGGCTTCACCCGGCTGGCATCCGGGGGTGATTGGCATTGTAGCCTCCAAGCTGGTGGAAATTTTATACCGGCCCGTGCTGCTGGTATCCCTGGATGGCGGCCAGGGGAAGGGTTCCGGCCGCAGTATTCCCGGTTTTCACCTGTACCAGGCTTTATCTTCCTGCCGGGAGCATTTGCTGGCCTTTGGGGGGCATGAGGGTGCGGCGGGTTTCACAATAGCTGCCGACCGGGTGGACGCCTTGCGGGAAGCGATTAATAATTATGCCGCCGGCGTTATGTCCCCGGACTTGCTGCGCCCCGGGCTGGACATAGACGCCCTGGTTTCCCTGGAAGACATTCCCTGTGAAGTGGTGGCCGAGCTGGACAACCTGAGCCCTTACGGCCACGGCAACCCAGAGCCGTTGCTGGCCTGCTGCGGTGTGGCGGTAATTAATTGCCGGGAAGTGGGGCGGGACGGCCGCCACCTGAAACTGCTGGTGCGGGAGAATGGAACGGTACGGGACAGCATTGGTTTTGATCTCGTCGGTTATCTGGAGAATCTTGCTCCGGGGGAAACCGTGGATCTGGCGTTTGTGCCTTCTCTCGACCAGTGGAACGGCAATGTACGGGTGCAACTGGAAATCAGGGATCTGCGACGGGCCGGAGAATGGGAAGAAGTATCAACACGGCAGGAACCTGGCATATCCCCGGACCGTGGGATGGATGATTTTCTGGTTGCCCTGCATACGGAAGCTGAAAAATCTCCAGTCCGGAGCCCTTATTTCTTTTTACCTGAATTTATCCAGCGTAAACTGGCAGAACATGAGCAAAAAGTGTCTGGCTCTCTTGCGGCGGTCTCTCTTGCGGCGGTACTGAAAATTCCTTGCAGCCTGGATCACCGCGCCACTGCTCCACGGGTTGCCTGCTCTGCAGAAGGGGTAACGGATATACTGCAGCAAACCGCAGAACTCCCCTTTCGGATAGTGGATCTACGTGGGCAATCGGCCCGGCCATCGTGGCTCGCCGGGCTGGCCGACGCGAGGCAGCGTCTTTTAGTGGTAGTCGGTTCGGCCCACCGCACGGTGGAGCTGGCCCTTTACCTGCGGCGGGCTTGTTCCGGCCCAGGTAGGCAGGTGGCCTTTTGCCACCCCTGGCTGAACCGGCAGCAGCAGGAGGCGTTACGCCAGCTTTTTGCCCGTGGGGAGATAAACGTATTGCTGACCACACCGGCTCTGGCTCCTGCCCTGGCCGGTGCCGGGACCGACCACCTGGTGGTTTATAACCTGCCCTACCACCGGGAGGAGTGGGACCTGCTGCTGGCGGCGGCCCTGGCGGGGGAAGCCGGGTCCCTCTGGCTGCCCTTTGGTGCGGAAGACATGCAGGAGGCCCGTTTTTACCTGGCGGCCCTGGCGCCGGACAGGGATCCCCTGGCCAGGTTGTATGCTCTTTTACACCGGCTTACCAGGGGGAACGGTGTTCGCCTGATTGCCCGGGAGGCCGGACCGGTAAAAACGGATGGGGATAGCTTTTCCCGCCAAATGGCCGGCTTGTTGCGTCGCGGCGGCTGCCCCTGGGTGCAGGATTTCACGGTGGGACTGGGTTTGAAGGTCTTTTTTGAGCTGGGTTTGGTGGAGTGGTCGCCCCCGGGAAGCGGGTGGCCGGTTTCTTTGCGTCCTGCGTGCGGGCAAAAGCTGTCCCTGGACGCATCCCCCACTTACCGCCGGCTGCACCAGCTCAAAAAAGAGGCCCTGGCCTGGCAAAAACACGCCCTGGAAGCCCCCGTCCGGGAAATTGTTACCGGTTCTTTAACAGAAAGGAGGCGGTAA
- a CDS encoding FAD-dependent oxidoreductase — MDEKRKRILIIGGVAAGPKAAARARRCDPGAEITIVEEGSFLSYAGCGMPFYIGGMVEKHEELMATPVGVVRDAAFFRNVKDINVLTGTRAEAIDRENKTVRVTNLATRETCDLPYDKLVLATGSKPVRPPIPGMDLAGVYTLGNLEEARAVRQAVEQGARRVVIIGGGLIGLELADVLGTKAEITIVEMMDHVLSTLLDPELSILVERVLRGKGVQLILGSRVERIEGDGNGAVVRVVTTAGSFDADLVVVAAGVRPRVELAREAGLELGETGAIKVNEYLQTSDPDIYAGGDCVENIHLISGRPVYTPMGSVANRHGRVIGDNVAGGRDTFPGVLGTAILKVFEMNIGRTGLSESEARRLGYHVESFICPAPDRAHFYPGSKPIIIKLVADASTRKLLGAQILGPGDVNKRLDVMVAALSMGATVDQLATFDLAYAPPFSTALDPLTHAANCLRNKLDGRARSINPLEVKKRLEAGEDFVLLDVRTPAEFNEVRLPYPNVVFIPLGKLRERAKELPKDREIIVFCKVSLRGWEAQTILESLGFTNVSFFEGGIAAWPFELDTSPRQS, encoded by the coding sequence ATGGATGAAAAAAGGAAAAGAATATTAATTATCGGAGGCGTGGCGGCGGGGCCGAAAGCGGCTGCCCGGGCCAGGCGCTGCGATCCCGGGGCGGAAATAACTATTGTTGAAGAGGGAAGTTTTCTTTCCTATGCCGGTTGCGGCATGCCCTTTTACATTGGAGGCATGGTGGAAAAGCATGAGGAGCTTATGGCCACGCCGGTGGGAGTTGTCCGGGATGCAGCCTTTTTCCGCAACGTCAAGGACATTAACGTACTCACGGGCACCAGGGCCGAAGCCATCGACCGGGAAAATAAGACCGTCCGGGTGACCAATTTAGCCACCCGTGAAACTTGCGACCTCCCCTACGACAAGCTGGTTCTGGCTACCGGCAGCAAACCGGTCCGGCCACCCATTCCAGGTATGGATCTGGCTGGAGTGTACACGCTGGGAAACCTGGAGGAAGCCCGGGCCGTCCGCCAGGCGGTTGAGCAGGGTGCCCGCCGGGTGGTCATTATTGGCGGCGGCTTGATTGGCCTGGAACTGGCTGATGTCCTGGGAACAAAAGCCGAAATCACTATCGTGGAGATGATGGACCACGTTTTATCAACCCTTTTAGACCCGGAGCTTTCCATCCTTGTGGAAAGGGTTCTGCGCGGCAAAGGTGTGCAATTAATCCTGGGCAGCAGGGTGGAACGCATTGAAGGTGATGGGAATGGTGCAGTGGTTCGGGTCGTCACCACCGCCGGTTCCTTTGACGCGGATCTGGTGGTTGTGGCGGCGGGGGTAAGGCCGCGGGTAGAACTGGCCCGGGAAGCGGGGCTTGAGCTCGGGGAAACGGGAGCCATTAAAGTAAATGAGTATCTGCAGACTTCGGACCCGGATATCTATGCCGGCGGGGATTGCGTGGAAAACATCCACCTCATTTCCGGCCGGCCGGTATACACCCCCATGGGTTCCGTGGCCAACCGTCACGGCCGGGTAATTGGCGATAACGTTGCCGGAGGCCGGGACACTTTCCCCGGTGTGCTGGGAACGGCCATTCTCAAAGTTTTTGAAATGAATATCGGCCGTACGGGCCTTTCCGAAAGCGAAGCCCGCCGCCTGGGTTACCATGTAGAGTCCTTTATCTGTCCTGCGCCCGACCGGGCCCATTTTTACCCGGGAAGCAAGCCCATTATCATCAAGCTGGTGGCCGATGCTTCCACCCGCAAGCTTCTGGGTGCCCAGATCCTGGGGCCAGGGGATGTTAATAAACGTCTTGATGTAATGGTGGCAGCCCTGAGCATGGGAGCCACGGTGGATCAACTGGCCACCTTTGACCTGGCCTATGCGCCGCCCTTCTCCACCGCCCTGGATCCCCTTACCCATGCTGCCAATTGCCTGCGCAACAAGCTTGACGGGCGGGCCAGATCCATCAATCCCCTGGAGGTGAAGAAACGCCTGGAGGCGGGGGAGGATTTTGTGCTTCTGGATGTGCGTACCCCGGCGGAGTTTAATGAAGTACGCCTGCCCTATCCCAATGTGGTATTCATACCCCTGGGCAAGCTGCGGGAGCGGGCTAAGGAACTGCCCAAAGACCGGGAAATCATTGTTTTCTGCAAGGTGAGCCTGCGGGGCTGGGAGGCGCAGACCATTCTGGAAAGCCTGGGCTTTACAAACGTGAGCTTCTTTGAAGGAGGCATTGCCGCCTGGCCCTTTGAGCTGGATACCAGCCCGCGCCAGTCATAA
- a CDS encoding acylphosphatase — MVRKRVYISGKVQGVYFRVYTRDAAVKFGVTGWVRNLKDGRVEAVFEGEDGAVEQMLRWCWEGSPSSRVEKVEVIDEPYRGEFNEFTIASTV; from the coding sequence TTGGTACGCAAGCGCGTTTATATCAGCGGCAAAGTGCAGGGCGTGTACTTTCGTGTTTATACCCGGGATGCGGCCGTCAAATTTGGCGTAACCGGCTGGGTGCGTAACCTCAAAGACGGCCGGGTGGAGGCCGTCTTCGAAGGTGAAGATGGGGCGGTAGAGCAAATGCTCCGCTGGTGCTGGGAAGGGTCGCCTTCTTCCCGGGTGGAAAAAGTGGAAGTGATTGATGAACCATACCGGGGAGAATTCAATGAATTTACCATTGCTTCTACGGTCTAG
- a CDS encoding adenine phosphoribosyltransferase: MDVKQKIRVIPDYPREGISYKDITPLLRDGQAFRYAVQSLAAECKNKGSELVVCPKARGLMIGAPLAYILGVGLVVLRKPGQLPGEVFTWHYDLEFGGDALEVHRDAIRPGQKVLVADELLATGGTAYNAIRLVEELGAEVVGAVFLIELTGLGGRVKLRNYDTISLVQYNY, from the coding sequence ATGGACGTGAAACAGAAAATTCGCGTGATTCCGGACTATCCCCGGGAAGGAATCAGCTACAAAGACATTACTCCTTTGTTGCGGGACGGTCAGGCCTTCCGCTATGCCGTCCAATCCCTGGCCGCCGAGTGCAAAAATAAAGGGTCAGAACTGGTGGTCTGTCCCAAGGCCCGCGGCTTAATGATCGGCGCACCACTGGCCTACATCCTGGGAGTTGGGCTGGTGGTTTTGCGCAAGCCGGGCCAACTGCCCGGAGAAGTTTTTACCTGGCACTACGACCTGGAGTTTGGCGGCGATGCCCTGGAAGTGCACCGGGACGCCATCCGGCCGGGGCAGAAGGTGCTGGTGGCCGATGAACTTCTGGCCACCGGCGGTACGGCCTACAATGCCATCCGGCTGGTGGAGGAACTGGGAGCAGAAGTGGTGGGGGCAGTCTTTTTGATTGAACTAACCGGGCTTGGGGGCCGGGTTAAACTAAGAAATTATGACACAATCTCCCTGGTGCAGTATAATTATTAA
- a CDS encoding DUF6485 family protein, translating into MECHMEKNKSQCTCTYEPCSRKGKCCECIAYHRKQNQLPGCFFPPDVERTYDRSIARFIQSYRG; encoded by the coding sequence TATGGAAAAAAACAAAAGTCAATGTACCTGCACTTATGAGCCCTGTTCCCGGAAAGGAAAGTGTTGTGAGTGTATCGCCTATCACCGTAAACAAAACCAGTTGCCCGGTTGTTTCTTCCCCCCGGATGTTGAAAGGACGTACGACCGTTCCATCGCCCGGTTTATTCAGTCTTACCGCGGTTAA
- a CDS encoding RelA/SpoT family protein: protein MLQDLVHRVILYHPQADVALLSKAYRFAEQAHRDQKRISGEPFITHPVAVAHILANLEMDLQTLVAGLLHDVVEDTSVTLEEIKTAFGDEVALLVDGVTKLSRLEYRSKEEHQAENLRKMFLAMAQDIRVILIKLADRLHNLRTLKYHTEIKQKEIARETLEIYAPLAHRLGIYHLKWELEDLSFRYLEPEKYYELAERVSRTRRKREEYIRGAIQILRRKLAEVGIFADIQGRPKHLYSIYTKMEKQQKDLSEIYDVMAVRVVVESIRDCYAVLGTVHTLWKPIPGRFKDYIAMPKSNMYQSLHTTVVGPQGEPLEIQIRTWEMHRTAEYGIAAHWRYKEGGKTDRDLDQKLAWLRQILEWQRELRDAREFMESLKIDLFSDSVFVFTPKGDVVELPAGSVPIDFAYRVHTEVGHRCVGARVNGRIVPLDYQLKNGDIVEILTSKNAVGPSRDWLNVVKTSQAKNRIRQWFKREQREENILKGREALEREARKQGVDVELLKGEKVVQFGRRFNLVTVEDVYAAVGDGTLTAQAVINRLREEIKKPKEEIKKPKVPPGTTQPVRVKSHQDSTSAQGIRVKGTGNLLIRLAHCCNPIPGDPIIGYITRGRGVSIHRVDCRNVVLFQQGEKDRLVEVAWDGDFQSPFLVKLEVSGMDRAWLLSDVMAILSELKISANWVNARGLKNQQAIIELLLEMKSKEQLDLIVNRINRVKDIYEVRRTS, encoded by the coding sequence ATGCTCCAGGATCTGGTACACAGGGTAATTTTATATCATCCACAGGCAGACGTGGCCCTTTTGAGCAAGGCCTACCGTTTTGCGGAACAGGCCCACCGGGACCAGAAGCGCATCTCGGGAGAACCCTTCATCACCCACCCCGTGGCGGTAGCTCATATTCTGGCGAACCTGGAGATGGACCTGCAGACCCTGGTTGCCGGCCTGCTCCATGACGTGGTGGAAGATACCAGCGTCACCCTGGAGGAAATCAAGACCGCCTTTGGTGACGAGGTGGCCCTGCTCGTAGACGGAGTGACCAAGTTAAGCCGCCTTGAGTACCGGTCCAAGGAGGAGCATCAGGCGGAAAATTTGCGCAAAATGTTTTTGGCCATGGCCCAGGACATCAGGGTAATCCTGATTAAACTGGCGGACCGTCTGCACAACCTGCGCACCTTGAAATACCACACTGAAATCAAGCAAAAGGAAATAGCCAGGGAAACCCTGGAGATCTACGCTCCCCTGGCCCACCGCCTGGGTATATATCATTTGAAATGGGAACTGGAAGATCTGTCCTTCCGTTACCTGGAGCCGGAAAAGTATTACGAGCTGGCCGAGCGGGTGTCCCGCACCAGGCGGAAGCGGGAAGAATATATCAGGGGAGCCATTCAGATTTTACGGCGGAAGCTGGCCGAAGTAGGTATTTTTGCCGACATCCAGGGGCGGCCCAAGCATCTGTACAGCATTTATACCAAAATGGAAAAACAACAAAAGGATCTTAGTGAAATTTACGATGTGATGGCTGTACGGGTGGTTGTAGAATCAATACGGGACTGCTATGCCGTCCTGGGTACAGTGCATACCCTCTGGAAGCCCATCCCCGGGCGTTTTAAGGACTACATTGCCATGCCGAAATCAAATATGTACCAGTCCCTCCATACCACCGTTGTCGGCCCGCAGGGAGAACCCCTGGAAATCCAGATCCGCACCTGGGAAATGCACCGTACGGCCGAGTACGGTATTGCCGCTCACTGGCGGTACAAGGAAGGCGGCAAAACGGACCGGGACCTGGATCAAAAGCTGGCCTGGTTGCGGCAGATTCTGGAATGGCAGCGGGAGTTGCGGGATGCCAGGGAATTCATGGAAAGCTTAAAGATCGACCTGTTCTCCGACTCGGTGTTTGTCTTTACGCCGAAGGGAGATGTGGTGGAACTTCCGGCGGGATCGGTGCCCATTGATTTTGCCTACCGGGTGCACACGGAGGTGGGGCACCGTTGCGTGGGGGCCAGGGTCAACGGGCGCATTGTACCCCTTGACTACCAGTTGAAAAACGGCGACATTGTCGAGATTCTCACTTCCAAAAACGCCGTGGGACCCAGCCGGGACTGGCTCAACGTGGTCAAGACCTCCCAGGCCAAGAACCGCATCCGCCAGTGGTTTAAAAGGGAACAGCGGGAGGAGAACATCCTCAAAGGGCGGGAGGCGCTGGAGCGGGAGGCCCGCAAGCAGGGTGTGGATGTGGAATTACTCAAAGGGGAGAAGGTTGTACAGTTCGGGCGGCGGTTCAACCTGGTCACCGTCGAAGATGTGTATGCGGCCGTGGGCGACGGTACCCTCACCGCCCAGGCGGTAATAAACCGCCTCAGGGAAGAAATCAAGAAGCCAAAGGAAGAAATCAAAAAACCAAAGGTTCCGCCCGGAACAACCCAGCCTGTAAGGGTGAAATCCCACCAGGACTCCACATCCGCCCAGGGGATCCGGGTTAAAGGGACCGGCAACCTCCTCATCCGGCTGGCCCACTGCTGCAACCCCATACCCGGAGACCCCATTATCGGCTACATTACCCGGGGGAGGGGAGTGTCCATTCACCGGGTAGACTGCCGCAATGTGGTTTTGTTTCAGCAGGGCGAAAAGGATCGTTTGGTGGAAGTAGCCTGGGATGGGGATTTCCAGTCTCCTTTCCTGGTTAAACTGGAAGTGTCCGGTATGGACCGGGCCTGGCTTTTGAGCGATGTCATGGCTATCTTGAGCGAATTGAAGATCAGTGCCAACTGGGTAAATGCCCGGGGGCTGAAAAACCAGCAGGCCATAATTGAATTGCTGCTGGAAATGAAAAGCAAGGAGCAGCTTGATTTAATTGTCAATCGCATTAACCGGGTAAAGGATATATACGAAGTCAGGCGCACCAGCTAA
- the dtd gene encoding D-aminoacyl-tRNA deacylase — MRAVVQRVTRGSVTVDGKRVAVIGPGLVVLLGVGREDDAGDARYLAQKVARLRIFEDEQGKMNRSVLDTGGEMLIVSQFTLYGDCRQGRRPGFDRAARPEQAQELYELFVRLLREEGLAVATGVFGAYMQVEIINDGPVTMLLDSKKEF, encoded by the coding sequence ATGCGGGCAGTAGTGCAGCGGGTAACCAGGGGTTCGGTCACGGTTGATGGGAAACGGGTGGCGGTTATCGGTCCCGGGCTCGTGGTGCTGCTGGGGGTCGGGCGGGAAGATGACGCCGGTGATGCTCGTTACCTGGCGCAAAAAGTGGCCCGTTTACGCATTTTTGAGGACGAACAGGGGAAAATGAACCGCTCGGTGCTGGATACCGGGGGTGAAATGCTCATTGTCTCCCAGTTCACCCTTTACGGTGACTGCCGGCAGGGCAGGCGGCCCGGTTTCGACCGGGCCGCCAGGCCGGAACAGGCCCAGGAGCTCTACGAGCTTTTTGTCCGCCTGCTGCGGGAAGAGGGCCTGGCAGTGGCCACCGGCGTTTTTGGTGCTTACATGCAGGTGGAGATCATCAACGACGGCCCTGTGACCATGCTCCTGGACAGTAAGAAGGAATTCTAG
- a CDS encoding MBL fold metallo-hydrolase: protein MILEGFPVGSMEANCYIIGCPETKEAAVVDPGAEGGRILRRLEQLGLKCRYIILTHGHVDHIGALGQVKETTGAEVLIHRDDAHMLTSAGSNLSLYMGLSISYPPADRFLEDGDMITVGRQTLRVIHTPGHTPGGICLEVVDSLITGDTLFAGSVGRSDFPGGSHQQLIKSIKEKLLCYPPETKVLPGHGPASTIGEEARYNPFLNGRW, encoded by the coding sequence TTGATTTTAGAGGGATTTCCCGTAGGATCTATGGAAGCCAACTGTTACATCATCGGTTGCCCGGAAACCAAAGAAGCTGCCGTGGTGGATCCCGGGGCCGAGGGGGGTCGCATTTTACGCCGCCTGGAACAATTGGGCTTGAAATGCCGCTATATCATTTTAACCCACGGCCACGTAGATCACATCGGTGCCCTGGGACAGGTTAAAGAGACTACGGGGGCCGAGGTGCTCATCCACCGGGATGATGCCCACATGCTTACCAGCGCTGGCAGCAACCTTTCCCTCTACATGGGTTTATCCATCAGTTACCCCCCGGCAGATCGTTTTCTGGAGGACGGAGATATGATTACCGTGGGGAGGCAAACCCTGCGGGTTATACATACCCCTGGCCACACTCCCGGCGGCATATGCCTGGAGGTGGTAGACAGTCTCATTACCGGGGACACCCTTTTTGCCGGTTCAGTGGGCCGCTCCGACTTTCCGGGGGGCAGCCACCAGCAGTTGATCAAATCGATTAAAGAAAAACTCCTGTGCTACCCGCCGGAAACCAAAGTGCTCCCCGGCCACGGGCCGGCTTCCACTATTGGTGAAGAAGCCAGGTACAATCCCTTCCTGAACGGGCGGTGGTAA